The DNA sequence CTTGCAGCAGACAAAGGGAAGAAGACCAGCTTAATTAGGATGGTCAAGAGAATGATTGACCATCCCCAGTTGCCAACATAAGAATGGATGTTATCGAGAAGCCAAAAAATCGGTTTAGCCAAAATGGTTAAGTAGCCATAATCTTTCAGCAACTCAAACCCAGGGGCGATAGTTTCTAAAACACGCTCTTCTTGTGGGCCAACAAATAACTTGGCCTTTTCCACAACCGAAGACCCTGAGGCAACCACGCCGAGAGGGGTTTGCATACCAATTCGATAGAGGCCGTTGTCAATTCTGCCGGCGTAAATATCGCGTGCAACTTTGTCGCCCGGAATCCATGCGCTTGCGAAATAGTGTTGGACCATTGCAATCCAAGCTGGTTCACCAGCCGCTACCTGGGTAGGGATGGTGATTTTGTTTTTATCAATTGCTGTGAACTCAAGCTTATTAAATTTTTCCTTGTCGGTGTAGGCAGCAGGTCCAGTAAAGGTGCTAGCAGAAAAGGCGCCATCAAATGGTCCAATTTTTTGCTCTTGCGATGCATCACGCACGATTTCTGTGTAGAGAACCAGCGGGTTTGGGTTGTTGGTTGTCTGGGTTATACGATGACCAACATCAACCACATAACTTCCTGGATTGAGGATGAAGGTTTTTTCAAGTTTGACCCCATTGCGCTCGCTCGCAAAAACAGCAAACGGTCTACCCGAGCCATCTTTACCAGACTGGGCTAATTTAAATGTACTAGTGTGGTTTGGAAGATCATTGCTTCCAAGGGAAATTAATCCTGAACGAGCAAAGTATTTATGTGTCGGCGTGTATTGGAATAACTCAACTGGCTTATTTTCTGCGGTTAAAGATTTCAATAACTTTGCATCTACAACGTTTGCGCCGCTTGCGCTGATCTCTAGCACCAAAACATCATTCTGTAATGTGAACTTTTCCGCGCTTTCTATCGCGCCACTGCTTGCGGCAGGGGTTGCAGCAACAACTGGTG is a window from the Polynucleobacter sp. MWH-Aus1W21 genome containing:
- the yidC gene encoding membrane protein insertase YidC — encoded protein: MDFKKTILWAVFSMSGLMLYNNWQVHEGKPSLFGGAQVSTPAAADKTVTTNKVDVPAQISGSPVVAATPAASSGAIESAEKFTLQNDVLVLEISASGANVVDAKLLKSLTAENKPVELFQYTPTHKYFARSGLISLGSNDLPNHTSTFKLAQSGKDGSGRPFAVFASERNGVKLEKTFILNPGSYVVDVGHRITQTTNNPNPLVLYTEIVRDASQEQKIGPFDGAFSASTFTGPAAYTDKEKFNKLEFTAIDKNKITIPTQVAAGEPAWIAMVQHYFASAWIPGDKVARDIYAGRIDNGLYRIGMQTPLGVVASGSSVVEKAKLFVGPQEERVLETIAPGFELLKDYGYLTILAKPIFWLLDNIHSYVGNWGWSIILLTILIKLVFFPLSAASYKSMARMKEVQPRLVAMKEQYKGEPQKLNQAMMEMYRKEKINPLGGCLPVLIQIPVFISLYWVLLSSVEMRGAPWVLWIHDLSVPDPYYILPVIMAASMFVQTKLNPTPPDPIQAKVMMYMPIVFSVMFFFFPAGLVLYWVVNNLLSIAQQWQINQMFGKKPAK